A genomic segment from Nitrospira sp. encodes:
- a CDS encoding Putative hemagglutinin-related protein — MTFQTVRLFTGIAMPLSMLFALATPAVPLHAQTTNIQATPGPIGTGGLGTTVTASGNTTNITGGTRPGNGPNLFHSFNQFSVGSGDVAAFINPGVANIISRVIGGSPSNINGTIQALNANLFFLNPSGIVFGPSAHLNVSGSAYFSTAQQLRLSDSVFTANTALLALDASLSVGNPVAFGFLGNGPYGSIILSSSSTLLQTGAVIGLMGGPIQINGSKITAQRIIVGSTSSGGEMSVQPTVQNPFSGASGNGLIQAQPGTLLAAGGGGVIPASVDLLPNISVLPGNQVITTTNPQTQRVTQVQVVGTNLSPLPPLPGANVGTNAALNPVGLSAFLNRAVMVLPQQAPAAPLPLLTSRCASRKGSEFSSFVQAPRDVTPGQPGALLAAPVVLEDVGVETGAGAPTVQLTGRRIVPAGQVSESWSGC; from the coding sequence ATGACGTTTCAGACTGTGCGACTCTTCACCGGGATCGCGATGCCCCTGTCGATGTTGTTCGCCCTGGCGACTCCTGCCGTCCCGCTCCATGCGCAAACGACGAACATTCAGGCCACCCCGGGCCCGATAGGGACGGGAGGTCTCGGCACAACGGTTACGGCTTCCGGGAATACCACCAACATTACCGGGGGGACCAGGCCAGGAAACGGTCCCAATCTGTTCCACAGCTTCAATCAATTTTCAGTGGGATCGGGCGATGTAGCGGCCTTCATCAATCCCGGTGTGGCCAACATCATCAGTCGCGTGATCGGGGGATCGCCGTCCAATATCAACGGCACCATCCAGGCGCTCAACGCAAACCTGTTTTTTCTCAATCCTTCCGGTATCGTCTTCGGCCCTTCCGCCCATTTGAATGTGTCGGGGTCCGCCTATTTCAGCACGGCTCAGCAACTGCGCCTCAGTGATTCTGTGTTTACGGCCAATACGGCGCTATTGGCCCTTGACGCGAGTCTATCGGTCGGCAACCCTGTCGCATTCGGTTTCCTCGGGAACGGTCCGTACGGTTCCATTATCTTGTCATCCTCCTCTACGTTGCTCCAGACCGGCGCGGTGATCGGCTTGATGGGCGGGCCGATTCAGATCAACGGATCGAAAATTACCGCGCAACGGATCATTGTGGGTAGTACGAGTTCCGGGGGGGAAATGAGCGTGCAGCCGACGGTGCAAAATCCTTTTTCCGGCGCCTCGGGCAACGGACTGATCCAGGCGCAGCCAGGCACGCTGCTCGCCGCGGGGGGTGGGGGAGTCATCCCCGCCTCGGTGGACCTGCTTCCGAATATTTCGGTGCTCCCCGGTAATCAGGTGATCACGACGACGAATCCTCAGACTCAGCGGGTGACCCAGGTTCAGGTGGTGGGGACGAATTTGAGTCCACTTCCGCCGCTTCCGGGCGCGAATGTAGGGACGAATGCCGCTTTGAACCCCGTCGGTCTCTCTGCCTTCCTGAATCGAGCGGTCATGGTGCTTCCACAGCAGGCTCCGGCCGCACCGCTTCCGTTATTGACCAGTCGTTGCGCGTCACGGAAGGGTAGCGAGTTCAGCAGTTTCGTCCAGGCTCCTCGGGATGTTACCCCTGGGCAGCCTGGGGCTTTGTTGGCGGCACCGGTGGTGCTGGAGGACGTGGGTGTGGAGACCGGAGCAGGGGCTCCGACGGTGCAATTGACGGGACGGCGGATCGTTCCGGCAGGACAAGTCAGCGAGTCGTGGTCGGGCTGTTAG